Proteins co-encoded in one Thermoflexus sp. genomic window:
- a CDS encoding rhomboid family intramembrane serine protease: protein MIPISDSPRSRTIPIVNWTLILLNVLIFLFELSLPSRALDRFLFTWGAVPIRVWGAVLGHADPFWLITLITSQFLHGGWAHILGNMLYLWVFGDNVEDRMGHMRYLVFYLLCGVIAGLIQTFVLFGSRVPLIGASGAIAGVLGAYLVLFPGARVTVLAPYFFFGLGFFEVPAAVLLVMWFLLQFINGIAAITTASPSVGGIGWWAHIGGFVAGWLLVRFFARRPQPRPAWPPDWYEW from the coding sequence ATGATCCCGATCAGTGACAGTCCGCGAAGCCGAACGATCCCCATCGTCAACTGGACGCTGATCCTGCTGAACGTCCTGATTTTCCTGTTCGAGCTCTCGCTGCCTTCGCGGGCGCTGGATCGCTTCCTGTTTACATGGGGGGCGGTGCCCATCCGGGTCTGGGGCGCCGTGCTGGGGCATGCGGATCCCTTCTGGCTGATCACGCTGATCACCAGCCAGTTCCTGCATGGGGGATGGGCCCACATTCTGGGCAACATGCTCTACCTGTGGGTGTTCGGGGACAATGTGGAAGACCGCATGGGCCACATGCGCTATCTGGTTTTTTATCTGCTCTGCGGGGTCATCGCCGGCCTGATCCAGACCTTCGTCCTCTTCGGCTCCCGGGTCCCCCTGATCGGCGCCAGCGGGGCCATCGCGGGGGTGCTGGGCGCTTACCTGGTTTTATTCCCCGGAGCGCGGGTGACGGTGCTGGCCCCTTATTTCTTTTTCGGCCTGGGCTTCTTTGAAGTCCCGGCGGCCGTGCTGCTGGTGATGTGGTTCCTGCTCCAGTTCATCAATGGCATAGCCGCAATCACCACGGCAAGCCCATCGGTGGGGGGCATCGGCTGGTGGGCGCACATCGGCGGGTTCGTGGCCGGCTGGCTGCTGGTCCGCTTCTTCGCCCGCCGCCCCCAACCTCGTCCAGCCTGGCCTCCAGACTGGTATGAATGGTAA
- a CDS encoding response regulator transcription factor: MNGKALILLIDDDPLLRELLTRALIQDGYEVLAAGTGSEGLSLFDLHHPDVVILDVLLPDIEGWEVCRRIRRVSTVPILFLTALEEIPDRVRGLVLGGDDYIVKPFAVEELLARVEAILRRVRQAAPAASPILEIGNGA; the protein is encoded by the coding sequence ATGAATGGGAAAGCGCTGATCCTGCTGATTGATGATGATCCGTTGTTACGGGAGCTGCTGACGCGGGCCCTGATCCAGGATGGCTATGAGGTGCTCGCGGCGGGCACCGGGAGCGAGGGGCTTTCGCTGTTCGACCTTCACCATCCGGATGTGGTGATCCTGGATGTGCTGCTCCCTGACATCGAGGGCTGGGAGGTCTGTCGACGCATCCGGCGGGTCTCCACGGTGCCGATCCTTTTCCTGACCGCTTTAGAGGAGATCCCGGACCGGGTGCGGGGGCTGGTTCTGGGAGGGGATGATTATATTGTTAAGCCTTTCGCTGTTGAGGAGCTGCTGGCCCGCGTGGAAGCGATCCTGCGGCGGGTGCGCCAGGCCGCCCCTGCGGCATCGCCGATCCTGGAGATCGGGAACGGCGCC